A genomic window from Chthoniobacterales bacterium includes:
- a CDS encoding response regulator, translating into MNVLIVEDDRTTRQVMNHLISVRGHQITACSSAEEAETALETNNFEVVILDWMLPGKTGPEFCRWLRGRPGGDDIYVLLITARATPADLDEALDAGANDYLVKPWEIEIFRSRLRIAERQVVDIAERRKSRIALNDSNQRLERLALVARQTQNGVVILNAKGEVEWANAAFGNMIRLNSKSIVANDFTQMLAGVESAQRLEMEEAIAMGRASEGELALLGNDGAKHWLHYSLTPLESDKGVSRGQVCLFSDITMVKKADEERFKTSKIESLGVLAGGIAHDLNNILTVISGNISLARLCMDGTRDKALEHLDTADKASFRAADLSKQLLTFAKGGDPLKQVIDIKELVEKATKFALYGSNLTCLFAIPRLQKVQADPYQIEQAVNNIVINAREAMPHGGKLQVRGHNETLAESNPYDLVPGEYIRISFADNGPGIEPGVWPQIFDPYFTTKPTGSGLGLTIAFSIITKHGGRILAEPVPSGGAVFNVFLPVANISTGEETTELETSDGQRTVLCMDDEPTIRELTSAMLTMSGYQVVTTRDGTETLAAYTEQMRKGKKFDAVILDATIPGGMGGVETIKALIHIDPEVRAIICSGYSDESALAAMESFGFKASLPKPFTSKQLEALIDKVIRQAA; encoded by the coding sequence ATGAATGTTCTCATAGTCGAAGACGACCGCACCACGCGACAGGTGATGAATCATCTGATCTCGGTGCGAGGACATCAAATCACAGCCTGCTCCAGCGCGGAGGAAGCCGAGACGGCCTTGGAGACGAATAACTTCGAAGTCGTCATTCTCGACTGGATGCTCCCGGGAAAGACGGGCCCGGAATTTTGCCGCTGGCTGCGCGGCCGGCCCGGTGGCGACGATATTTATGTGCTCCTCATCACAGCCCGCGCAACACCTGCCGACCTCGATGAGGCGCTCGATGCCGGTGCCAACGATTACTTGGTAAAACCATGGGAGATCGAAATTTTCCGATCCCGTCTGCGCATCGCCGAGCGGCAGGTCGTGGACATCGCCGAACGCCGCAAAAGCCGCATCGCTCTCAATGATTCCAACCAGCGCCTCGAACGCCTCGCCCTCGTGGCCCGCCAGACGCAAAACGGCGTGGTGATTCTCAATGCCAAAGGCGAGGTCGAATGGGCCAACGCCGCCTTTGGAAACATGATCCGGCTGAACTCGAAGTCGATCGTGGCCAATGATTTCACCCAGATGCTCGCCGGCGTCGAGTCGGCCCAGCGTCTGGAAATGGAAGAAGCTATCGCCATGGGCCGCGCGAGTGAGGGTGAATTGGCGCTTCTCGGCAACGACGGCGCGAAGCACTGGCTGCATTATTCCCTAACTCCGCTGGAGTCGGACAAGGGCGTTTCGCGTGGCCAGGTCTGCCTTTTCTCGGATATCACAATGGTCAAAAAAGCGGACGAGGAACGCTTCAAGACCAGCAAGATCGAGTCGCTCGGCGTGCTCGCAGGCGGCATCGCACACGACTTGAATAACATTCTCACCGTCATCAGCGGCAATATCTCCCTGGCCCGCCTCTGCATGGACGGCACCCGCGACAAAGCGCTCGAGCACCTCGACACAGCGGACAAGGCCTCCTTCCGTGCGGCCGATTTGTCGAAGCAACTCCTCACGTTTGCCAAGGGCGGCGACCCGCTCAAGCAGGTCATCGACATCAAGGAACTCGTGGAAAAAGCCACCAAGTTTGCCCTCTACGGTTCGAATCTGACTTGTCTCTTCGCCATTCCGAGGCTCCAGAAAGTGCAGGCCGATCCGTATCAAATCGAGCAGGCGGTCAACAATATCGTCATCAACGCCCGCGAAGCCATGCCCCATGGCGGCAAGCTCCAGGTCCGTGGCCACAACGAAACCCTCGCCGAATCCAATCCCTACGATCTCGTTCCGGGCGAATACATTCGCATCTCATTCGCCGACAATGGACCCGGCATCGAGCCGGGCGTTTGGCCGCAGATTTTCGATCCCTATTTCACGACCAAACCCACCGGCAGCGGCCTGGGTTTGACGATTGCCTTCTCGATCATCACGAAACACGGCGGACGCATCCTCGCGGAGCCGGTGCCGAGTGGCGGGGCGGTTTTCAACGTCTTTTTGCCTGTGGCCAACATCAGCACCGGAGAAGAAACCACCGAGCTGGAGACGAGCGACGGCCAGCGCACGGTGCTTTGCATGGACGATGAACCGACCATCCGCGAACTCACCTCTGCCATGCTCACGATGTCCGGCTATCAGGTCGTCACCACCCGCGACGGCACGGAGACGCTCGCCGCCTACACCGAGCAAATGCGGAAGGGGAAAAAATTCGACGCCGTCATCCTCGACGCCACCATTCCCGGCGGCATGGGCGGCGTCGAAACGATCAAGGCCCTCATCCACATCGACCCCGAAGTGCGGGCCATCATTTGCAGCGGCTACTCCGACGAATCGGCTCTGGCTGCCATGGAAAGTTTCGGCTTCAAAGCCTCCCTGCCCAAGCCCTTCACCAGCAAGCAACTTGAGGCCCTCATCGACAAAGTCATCCGCCAGGCTGCGTAG
- the secA gene encoding preprotein translocase subunit SecA — translation MINWLLKKIVGSKNQREIKRLGPTVAKINEIELKLHSLSDDDLRAKTKAWQAELHAIEDYDLLARRLDEILPEAFAVVKNAARRLAERKHQALVCDHLETWNMVHFDVQLIGGMVLHNGRVSEMATGEGKTLVATCPVYLNALTGRGVHVVTVNDYLARRDAEWMGQLYTFLGLTCTATQHDDQPSQRREKYAADITYGTNSEFGFDYLRDNGMATTKEQQVQRGYYYAIVDEVDSILIDEARTPLIISGPATVSTHQYDKFRPLVDQLVRKQTQLCTRLISDADLAFQRGDSVTAGVLMFKCKLGQPRNKALFRMMEDHEKRKAMDKAELSFYGDTKKDELFALKEELFFTIDEKAHEADLSDMGRDFLNPDEPEAFVLPDLITEFSEIDMNKETPAEQREALKQERQKQFDFQSERIHNISQLLKAYCLFEKDVEYVVEENKVIIVDENTGRKMPGRRWSDGLHQAVEAKEGVQIDRETQTLATITIQNYFRLYEKLGGMTGTAETEATELHDIYKLDVIVIPTNRPIKRIDGNDKIYKTRREKYNAVIAEIKEAHARNQPVLVGTVSVEASELISRMLKREKIPHTILNAKYHLQEAEIVSRAGIAGSVTISTNMAGRGTDIKLGPGVTEVGGLHVVGTERHQSRRVDRQLRGRCARQGDPGSSRFYVSFEDDLMRNFGAADRMTRIMERFGLADGEELEHPWLNRSVETAQKRVEQRDYLMRKRTLDFDDVMNKQREVVYGFRNDAIDGEEPRKLIFETIDEAIPVKVSEFLDKPNGEEPNYGALLHWCNTTFPLGLTAENAQFETRDTAGNSAFLVERLKKAYTSKAEHEDDLALQSLERYILLNAIDRLWQEHLYGMDALREGIYLRQYGQKDALVEYKNEAYAMFVELMGNIRGEILNNLFRSTTNLMAFEKFLANLPTLMVHQQAPDASTGGDGGAQTLTLDLPKRAAAPSVGRNDPCPCGSGKKFKACCGRTA, via the coding sequence ATGATTAACTGGCTTCTCAAAAAAATCGTTGGCTCCAAGAACCAGCGCGAAATCAAACGCCTCGGGCCGACCGTTGCCAAAATCAACGAGATTGAACTGAAACTCCACTCACTTTCCGACGACGATTTGCGCGCCAAGACGAAAGCGTGGCAAGCGGAGTTACATGCGATTGAGGACTACGATCTTCTCGCCCGTCGCTTGGATGAAATCCTTCCCGAGGCATTTGCCGTCGTCAAAAACGCCGCCCGCCGGCTCGCCGAGCGCAAGCATCAGGCGCTCGTCTGCGATCACCTGGAAACTTGGAACATGGTCCACTTCGACGTGCAGCTCATCGGCGGCATGGTCCTGCACAACGGACGCGTTTCCGAAATGGCCACGGGTGAGGGCAAAACGCTCGTCGCGACCTGCCCCGTTTACCTGAACGCGCTCACCGGACGCGGCGTTCACGTCGTCACGGTCAATGATTATCTCGCCCGCCGCGACGCCGAATGGATGGGCCAGCTTTACACATTTCTCGGTCTGACTTGCACCGCCACGCAGCACGACGACCAGCCGTCGCAGCGTCGGGAAAAATACGCCGCCGACATCACGTATGGGACGAATTCCGAGTTTGGCTTCGATTACCTGCGCGACAACGGCATGGCGACGACGAAGGAGCAGCAAGTCCAGCGCGGCTACTATTATGCGATTGTCGATGAGGTCGATTCGATCCTGATCGACGAGGCTCGCACGCCGCTGATTATTTCCGGTCCGGCCACGGTCAGCACGCATCAATACGACAAGTTCCGCCCGCTCGTCGATCAGCTCGTGCGCAAGCAAACGCAGCTTTGCACGCGACTCATTTCGGACGCCGATCTGGCGTTTCAGCGCGGCGACTCCGTGACTGCGGGCGTGCTCATGTTCAAGTGCAAACTCGGCCAGCCGCGCAACAAGGCGCTCTTCCGCATGATGGAAGATCACGAAAAGCGCAAGGCCATGGATAAGGCCGAGCTTTCCTTCTACGGCGACACGAAAAAGGACGAATTGTTTGCGCTAAAAGAGGAGCTTTTCTTCACCATCGACGAGAAAGCTCACGAGGCCGATCTCTCTGATATGGGGCGCGATTTTTTGAATCCTGACGAGCCGGAAGCGTTCGTTTTGCCCGATTTGATCACGGAGTTTTCCGAGATCGACATGAACAAAGAGACGCCCGCCGAGCAACGCGAAGCTCTCAAGCAGGAGCGCCAGAAGCAGTTCGATTTTCAAAGCGAGCGCATCCACAACATCTCGCAACTTTTGAAGGCCTACTGCCTCTTCGAGAAGGACGTCGAATACGTCGTCGAGGAAAACAAAGTCATCATCGTCGATGAAAACACCGGCCGCAAAATGCCCGGACGCCGTTGGAGCGATGGGTTGCACCAAGCCGTCGAAGCCAAGGAAGGCGTGCAGATTGATCGCGAAACGCAGACGCTCGCAACGATCACGATTCAGAATTATTTCCGCCTTTACGAAAAACTCGGCGGTATGACCGGCACCGCCGAAACTGAGGCAACCGAGTTGCACGACATTTACAAATTAGACGTGATCGTCATCCCGACGAACCGCCCGATCAAACGCATCGACGGCAACGACAAAATCTACAAAACCCGTCGCGAAAAATACAACGCCGTCATCGCCGAAATCAAAGAGGCGCACGCTCGCAACCAGCCCGTTCTCGTCGGCACGGTCAGCGTCGAGGCTAGTGAATTGATCAGCCGAATGTTGAAGCGTGAGAAAATTCCTCACACTATTCTCAACGCGAAATACCACCTGCAAGAAGCCGAGATCGTCTCTCGCGCCGGCATCGCCGGAAGCGTCACCATTTCCACAAACATGGCCGGACGCGGCACCGACATCAAACTCGGGCCGGGCGTCACCGAAGTCGGCGGGCTCCATGTCGTCGGCACCGAGCGCCACCAATCGCGCCGCGTGGACCGCCAGTTGCGCGGACGTTGCGCGCGCCAGGGTGATCCGGGTTCCAGTCGATTCTACGTCAGCTTCGAGGATGACCTTATGCGCAACTTCGGCGCCGCCGACCGCATGACCCGCATCATGGAGCGCTTCGGCCTCGCCGATGGTGAGGAATTGGAGCATCCGTGGCTCAATCGCAGCGTCGAGACCGCCCAAAAGCGCGTCGAGCAACGCGATTACCTCATGCGCAAACGCACGCTCGACTTCGACGACGTGATGAACAAACAGCGCGAAGTCGTTTACGGCTTCCGAAACGACGCCATCGACGGCGAGGAACCGCGCAAACTCATTTTTGAAACCATCGACGAGGCCATCCCGGTCAAAGTCTCTGAGTTTCTCGACAAGCCGAACGGCGAGGAGCCGAACTACGGCGCGCTCCTGCATTGGTGCAACACGACGTTCCCGCTCGGGCTCACCGCCGAGAACGCCCAATTTGAGACCCGCGACACCGCCGGCAACTCCGCCTTTCTCGTTGAGCGCCTCAAAAAAGCCTACACCAGCAAAGCCGAGCACGAGGACGATCTCGCCCTGCAAAGCCTTGAGCGTTACATCCTCCTCAACGCCATCGACCGCCTCTGGCAGGAGCATCTTTACGGCATGGACGCCCTCCGCGAAGGCATCTACCTCCGCCAATACGGCCAGAAAGATGCGCTCGTGGAATACAAAAACGAGGCCTACGCCATGTTCGTCGAGCTGATGGGCAACATCCGGGGTGAGATCCTCAACAATCTCTTCCGCAGCACGACCAACCTGATGGCTTTTGAGAAATTCCTCGCCAATCTTCCGACGTTGATGGTTCACCAACAGGCACCCGACGCCAGCACCGGCGGCGATGGCGGAGCGCAAACTCTGACGCTCGACCTGCCCAAACGTGCGGCTGCTCCCAGCGTTGGCCGAAACGATCCTTGTCCCTGCGGCAGCGGCAAAAAATTCAAAGCCTGCTGCGGACGGACGGCCTGA
- the pyrE gene encoding orotate phosphoribosyltransferase, producing the protein MSEEILDLFRQTNALLEGHFVLRSGLHSRQFFQCALLLQYPVIAAQVCGQLAEKMCHIDADTVISPAIGGLFVGHEIGRQLSKKHIFAEKENNALVLRRGFTITPGERFLVLEDVVTKGGRVAETIAIVQQYGGIVAAVGTLVDRSGDQTPDFGCPFLSLLKLHVETWAADQLPPDLAAIPLTRPGSK; encoded by the coding sequence ATGTCCGAGGAAATCCTAGACCTGTTTCGCCAGACGAATGCGCTTCTCGAGGGGCATTTCGTGTTGCGCTCGGGTCTGCACAGCCGGCAATTTTTCCAGTGTGCGCTGCTCCTGCAATATCCCGTGATCGCGGCGCAAGTCTGCGGTCAGCTAGCGGAAAAAATGTGTCACATCGACGCGGACACGGTCATCTCCCCAGCGATTGGCGGGCTGTTTGTGGGACACGAAATTGGCCGCCAGTTGAGTAAGAAACATATCTTCGCCGAGAAGGAAAATAACGCGCTCGTGCTGCGCCGAGGCTTCACGATCACACCCGGCGAGCGTTTTCTCGTGCTGGAGGATGTCGTCACCAAAGGCGGCCGCGTCGCCGAGACCATCGCCATTGTCCAGCAATACGGCGGAATCGTCGCCGCTGTCGGCACGCTCGTGGATCGCAGCGGCGACCAGACGCCAGACTTCGGCTGCCCTTTTCTCAGTCTGCTCAAACTCCATGTCGAGACCTGGGCCGCCGATCAGCTTCCGCCTGATCTGGCTGCGATTCCCCTGACGCGTCCCGGCTCCAAATAA
- the hisC gene encoding histidinol-phosphate transaminase codes for MTIWDYANPQLRDLVAYIPGKPIEDVARELGLEPAQIIKLASNENPLGPSPLAKQAMIEALDRAHFYPDGGGYYLREAIAKKTGLSLNQIILGNGSNEIIEFLGHAFLQPGDNIIVAEHAFVVYKIMAKLAGASTIEVADPGFKHDLPAMLAAITPRTKLIFVANPNNPTGTLVGQAEIDAFVSQVPPNVIVVFDEAYYEFLRTPVDTLKFLTSHDNVIVLRTFSKIQGLASLRIGYGLASEALISVLQKTRQPFNANAIAQAGALAGLLDENHQETTRQITFEGRDYLETQFAILGLEYVPSEANFVLVKVGDGAKVFQAMLEKGVIIRAMGEYKLPEWIRVSVGTMEQNRRFIEELRSYLAS; via the coding sequence ATGACCATCTGGGACTACGCCAACCCTCAACTCCGCGACCTCGTGGCCTACATTCCGGGCAAACCCATCGAGGATGTCGCCCGCGAACTCGGGCTCGAACCCGCGCAAATCATCAAGCTCGCCTCCAACGAAAATCCGCTCGGCCCCTCGCCGCTCGCCAAGCAGGCCATGATCGAGGCTCTCGACCGCGCCCACTTCTATCCCGATGGCGGCGGCTACTATCTGCGCGAGGCCATTGCCAAAAAAACAGGGTTGAGTCTCAATCAAATCATCCTCGGCAACGGCTCGAACGAGATCATCGAATTTCTCGGCCACGCCTTTCTCCAGCCGGGTGATAACATCATCGTCGCAGAGCACGCCTTCGTCGTTTACAAGATCATGGCCAAGCTCGCCGGTGCTAGTACCATCGAAGTCGCCGACCCCGGGTTTAAGCACGATCTGCCTGCGATGTTAGCAGCCATCACGCCGCGCACGAAACTCATCTTCGTGGCGAATCCTAACAATCCTACCGGCACACTGGTCGGCCAGGCCGAGATCGATGCGTTTGTTAGTCAGGTGCCGCCCAACGTCATCGTGGTTTTCGACGAGGCTTACTACGAATTTCTGCGCACTCCGGTGGACACGTTGAAGTTTCTAACCTCGCACGACAACGTCATCGTTCTCCGCACGTTTTCCAAAATTCAGGGGCTCGCCAGTCTGCGCATCGGCTATGGACTCGCCAGCGAGGCGCTTATTTCCGTGCTGCAAAAAACGCGGCAACCTTTCAATGCCAACGCCATCGCCCAGGCGGGCGCGCTGGCAGGTTTGCTCGACGAAAACCATCAGGAAACCACGCGTCAGATCACTTTCGAGGGACGCGATTACTTGGAAACTCAGTTCGCCATCCTTGGGCTCGAATACGTCCCGAGCGAGGCGAATTTCGTTCTCGTGAAAGTTGGCGACGGCGCGAAAGTCTTTCAGGCGATGTTAGAAAAGGGCGTCATCATCCGCGCGATGGGCGAATACAAATTGCCCGAGTGGATTCGCGTCTCCGTCGGCACCATGGAGCAAAACCGGCGCTTCATCGAGGAGTTGCGCTCCTATCTCGCGTCCTAG
- a CDS encoding RidA family protein — translation MKEIISTTEAPAAVGPYSQAVWTGSLLLCAGQIPLDPTTGELVGTTVTEQATQVCENIRGVLAAKGFTFANVVKTTVFLMDLAEFGEMNAVYAKYFTEPYPARSTIQVAGLPKGSRVEIEVIAAP, via the coding sequence ATGAAAGAAATTATCAGCACCACCGAAGCTCCCGCCGCAGTCGGCCCTTACTCGCAAGCCGTCTGGACGGGGTCGCTCCTTCTCTGCGCGGGTCAGATTCCACTCGATCCGACCACGGGCGAGCTGGTCGGCACGACGGTGACTGAGCAAGCCACTCAGGTTTGCGAAAATATTCGCGGGGTGCTGGCGGCGAAGGGTTTCACATTTGCGAACGTGGTGAAAACGACCGTCTTCCTGATGGATCTCGCGGAGTTCGGCGAGATGAACGCCGTTTACGCGAAGTATTTCACCGAGCCTTATCCGGCCCGGTCCACGATTCAGGTCGCCGGTTTGCCAAAAGGCTCGCGGGTCGAGATCGAAGTCATCGCTGCTCCTTAA